The Mesorhizobium sp. INR15 region GATCCACGGACAGCGCATCCGCTTCAACGGCATCGACGCGCCTGAGAGCGGGCAATATTGCGACGACGCCAAGGGCTTCGAATATCCTTGCGGCCGGCGATCGAACGAAGCGCTTGACACGTTCTTGGCTGCCTTGAGGCCGGTCGCATGCACCTTCGTCGATTGGGACCGCTATGGCCGCTTTGTCGGCGACTGCCAGCGCGCAGATGGCACCAGCGTCGCCGCTTGGATGGTGGAGCACGGCCAGGCGCTGGACTGGCCCCGCTACAGCCACGGCGCCTATGCCGCGCAACAGGCGAAGGCAAAGGCGGCCAAAGTCGGGCTGCGGGCCGGGGCATTTCAGGCGCCATGGGATTGGCGCGCGGCACACGCGGACGGTGCAGCGCCGTCGAGCCAGCCGCTTGGCATCATCGGCCGCAAGCTGGTCGCGCAGAGCGGCTATTCGTGCGAACCGCGGCTGACATGCAAACAGATCG contains the following coding sequences:
- a CDS encoding thermonuclease family protein, whose protein sequence is MDRSRHDNRSDQWRKRTGAWRRRAILLASVPKRVVVITVAAIAALITQFVMQHGDQVTKLSRPKLLGASPAPIAGVASVIDGDTIEIHGQRIRFNGIDAPESGQYCDDAKGFEYPCGRRSNEALDTFLAALRPVACTFVDWDRYGRFVGDCQRADGTSVAAWMVEHGQALDWPRYSHGAYAAQQAKAKAAKVGLRAGAFQAPWDWRAAHADGAAPSSQPLGIIGRKLVAQSGYSCEPRLTCKQIGSCDEAQCRRT